DNA from Mucilaginibacter mallensis:
ATGCCCTGAACCGCATTAATGAAATGGGTGAAAAGGTTGGAGAAAGCGCTGCACTGAAAGTGATGATTGATCATCACCTGGAACCGGCAGATTTTGACGACTACCGTTACTGGAACATCAATGCCTGTGCTACCGCGCAACTGGTATATACTTTTATTACCGATGTGCTTCATCATAAAGAGCTTGTTAATGCTGATGTAGCTACCTGTTTATATACAGGCATCATGACAGATTCGGCCTCATTCCGTTTGCCAAATACTACCTCTGCCGTGCACCGTATAGCTGCCGACCTGATTGATGCAGGAGCGGTTAACTGGCGCATACATGAGCTGGTATACAATAATGCATCTGAAAATCGCGTTCGCTTTCTAGGTCATTGCCTGGTTAACAGGCTGCAGGTTTATAACGAGTATAACACCGCGGTTATAGCTGTTACCCATGATGATCTTGAGAAATATGATGTAATAACGGGTGATACTGAGGGGATTGTGAACTATGCCCTGGCAATAAGCAATGTACGTTTAGCGGTATTTATTGTGGAGCGAAAAGATAAAGTAAAACTTTCTTTGCGTTCAAAAGGCGATTTTCCAGCAAATGACATTTGTAAAAAGTACTTTAGCGGCGGCGGCCACCGAAATGCGGCCGGCGGCGTATCAACTGACAGTCTTGAAGAGGTCGTCAATCAGTTCAAATTAATTTTACCGAAATATAAAAATCTATTAATACAATAAAAATCAAATGAAAAAAAACTTAATGTTTTTAGCTCTTGCATCACTGGGACTAGGATTAGCAAGCTGCAATGGCGGATTTAAAAAGGCTGATGGAGGGTTGTTGTATGATATATATACAACTAAAGGAAACCCAACTATACAACCCGGCGATTTTGTAAGCCTTAACCTGATAGTAAAAACCGATGGCGACTCTGTCTTATTCAGTAGCTATGAGGCTGGCCGCCAAATGCAAATGGCTGCTCAAAAGCCACAAACAAAAGGCGATATATTTACCGGCCTTGCAAAATTAGCTGAAGGTGATAGCGCTGCTATCAAGATCCCGGCTGATTCAATGTTTAAAAAAGGACAGCAAAAACCTCCGGGCTTCAAAGGCAACTGGATTATCTACACCTTGAAAATTGAAAAAGTAATTGCAAAAGGTAACCTTACCGACCAGGTGTTTCAAGGCCGTGTTGCTGATTTTATAAAATCACAAGGCTTAGTACTTAAACAACAAGAGCCTGCTAAAATTAAAGCATACATTGCTCACCAAAAACTAACCGTTACGCAAACTGCTGATACTTTATACTACCAGATCACACAACAAGGAACTGGACCAAAACCAGTTGTTGGCGATACTGTAGTGGTTAATTACACCGGCCGTTTACTTAATGGTAAAGTATTTGATACTTCAGTAAAAGATACAGCAACCAAAGAGAAAATGCAGGTTGACCCGATGCGTCAATACAAACCTATCCATATTCCTGTTGGCGAAAAAAGAGTTATTGCAGGTTGGGATGAAGGATTGTTATTGTTAAACAAAGGTTCAAAAGCTACCCTGGTTGTACCATCAAGCCTTGCTTATGGCGAGCGTGGTGTATCAATTATTGGCCCATTCACACCTATCGCGTTTGATGTTGAGATCATTGATATCATCAAACCAAACCCAAATGCTCCAAAACCACAAATGCCTATGATGCCTCAGGCACAAGCACCGGTTAAAAAATAACATTTTAATAAGCCTTTCCGTTAAAGCGGGAAGGCTTTTTGTTTTCAGATGAAAAAATATATTTATAGTATTATACTTTTTTGTGCATTTTCAATTACTGCAAATGCGCAAAATGATTTACAACGTACATCGCAGGGCGCATTATACACACTTTTTACGCACAATACGGGTGACAGAATAAAGAATGATGATGTAATAACCTTGCAGATCATCCAAAAAACGGATAAGGATTCATTACTTTCCAGCACCTATGCTTTAGGGCACCCGGTACAGGTAAAAGTACAGCCAACCCAAAATGTTACCGATATGATGGAGATTTTTCCATTATTAACAACAGGTGATAGCTTACTGGTAAAAATACCTGCCGATTCAGTATTTAAAGGCCATGAAAATAGTAGGCCCCCGTTTTTCCCGGCAGGCAGCTTTTTTAACTTTTACATGAAAATTGTAAAAGTACAGTCGTTAAATGATGCCATTGCTGAAAGAAACGCTGAGCTTGAAAAAATAAAAGCAGCTGAAGCGGTTGACGCAAATAAATATATTACCAGCAATAAACTGGTTATGAAAACTACGGCCTCGGGCCTAAAATACGTAGTATTTAAGCAATCTATTAAACCAAAACCAAGGGCTGGCGATACCGTATTGGTAAACTATACCGGCCATTTACTTAACGGCCAGGTTTTCGATACCAGCATTGCGGCTGTTGCCGATAAGGCTGGTTTATTGCAGGAAGGCCGCACTTATGAGCCAATAAGCTTTGTGGTAGGCTCCGGCCAGGTTATAAAAGGTTGGGACGAAGGTCTTTTATTATTAAACACAGGCGCTAAAGCCAAATTTGTTATACCATCAAGCCTGGCATATGGCGAACAAGGCCAGGGCGATGTAATACCGTCATACAGCACCTTAGTATTCGATGTGGAACTGGTAGCAGTTAAGCCAATACCACATGCCGCGGTTGCACCGACTAAAAAGCCTGCAGCCAAAAAGAAAACGGCAACAACGGCCAAAAAGAAAAGTTAATAAAAAAGTCCCCCGATTACCCGGGGGACTTTTTTATTTTTGCACCATGGTACTTACCGATACGCATACTCATTTGTATTATGAAACTGATGATACAAAACGTGCAGAACTTATACAACGCTGTAACGATAACAGCATCACCCGCCTGTTTTTACCCAATGTAGATACTGATTCAGTAGCAAAGGTTTTTGAGCTTACCGCGGCCTACCCTGTTAACTGCTTCCCCATGCTTGGCCTTCACCCCTGCTCAGTAAAAGCAGATTGGGAGGAAGAGCTCAATACCATCATGAATGCGCATGGCGACAATAAAATATATGCCATTGGCGAAATTGGGATAGATCTTTACTGGGATAAAACTTTTTTAAGCGAACAGATACTCGCGTTTAAAAAACAGATAGCCTGGGCAAAATCATTAAAACTGCCTATTGTTATTCACTGTCGTGATGCTTTTGACGAGGTGTATAATGTGTTGGTAGAGGAACAAGACGATGATCTGCGCGGCATATTCCATTGCTTTGGCGGCACGCTTGAGCAGGCCGAAAAAGTAATAGCATTGGGCTTTTATTTGGGTATTGGCGGCATTATTACCTATAAAAACGCCGGTTTAGACAAAATTTTACCTCAAATTGATCTAAAGCATAT
Protein-coding regions in this window:
- a CDS encoding DHH family phosphoesterase, which gives rise to MLDTASLVNLLAQPKKIVITTHHKPDGDAMGSSLGLYNYLIQLGHHAKVITPTDYPHFLSWMPGNEEVIIYTDHTEQSNTLIADADIIFCLDFNALNRINEMGEKVGESAALKVMIDHHLEPADFDDYRYWNINACATAQLVYTFITDVLHHKELVNADVATCLYTGIMTDSASFRLPNTTSAVHRIAADLIDAGAVNWRIHELVYNNASENRVRFLGHCLVNRLQVYNEYNTAVIAVTHDDLEKYDVITGDTEGIVNYALAISNVRLAVFIVERKDKVKLSLRSKGDFPANDICKKYFSGGGHRNAAGGVSTDSLEEVVNQFKLILPKYKNLLIQ
- a CDS encoding FKBP-type peptidyl-prolyl cis-trans isomerase, coding for MKKNLMFLALASLGLGLASCNGGFKKADGGLLYDIYTTKGNPTIQPGDFVSLNLIVKTDGDSVLFSSYEAGRQMQMAAQKPQTKGDIFTGLAKLAEGDSAAIKIPADSMFKKGQQKPPGFKGNWIIYTLKIEKVIAKGNLTDQVFQGRVADFIKSQGLVLKQQEPAKIKAYIAHQKLTVTQTADTLYYQITQQGTGPKPVVGDTVVVNYTGRLLNGKVFDTSVKDTATKEKMQVDPMRQYKPIHIPVGEKRVIAGWDEGLLLLNKGSKATLVVPSSLAYGERGVSIIGPFTPIAFDVEIIDIIKPNPNAPKPQMPMMPQAQAPVKK
- a CDS encoding FKBP-type peptidyl-prolyl cis-trans isomerase — protein: MKKYIYSIILFCAFSITANAQNDLQRTSQGALYTLFTHNTGDRIKNDDVITLQIIQKTDKDSLLSSTYALGHPVQVKVQPTQNVTDMMEIFPLLTTGDSLLVKIPADSVFKGHENSRPPFFPAGSFFNFYMKIVKVQSLNDAIAERNAELEKIKAAEAVDANKYITSNKLVMKTTASGLKYVVFKQSIKPKPRAGDTVLVNYTGHLLNGQVFDTSIAAVADKAGLLQEGRTYEPISFVVGSGQVIKGWDEGLLLLNTGAKAKFVIPSSLAYGEQGQGDVIPSYSTLVFDVELVAVKPIPHAAVAPTKKPAAKKKTATTAKKKS
- a CDS encoding TatD family hydrolase, translating into MVLTDTHTHLYYETDDTKRAELIQRCNDNSITRLFLPNVDTDSVAKVFELTAAYPVNCFPMLGLHPCSVKADWEEELNTIMNAHGDNKIYAIGEIGIDLYWDKTFLSEQILAFKKQIAWAKSLKLPIVIHCRDAFDEVYNVLVEEQDDDLRGIFHCFGGTLEQAEKVIALGFYLGIGGIITYKNAGLDKILPQIDLKHIVLETDSPYLTPVPYRGKPNESSYLIYVAQKVAELYQKPIETVAEITTANSIQIFGV